In one Bactrocera tryoni isolate S06 chromosome 5, CSIRO_BtryS06_freeze2, whole genome shotgun sequence genomic region, the following are encoded:
- the LOC120777647 gene encoding gamma-glutamylcyclotransferase-like, translated as MSSKFYYFGFGSNLLAKRIHIQNPTAVRIGPGKLENYQLDFFTSSRTWYGAPATIVPKQSACVFGAIWEIDNSNLKDLDDQEGVSYGIYVPITVPVLELNSDKVMECRAYHLTNQPTGDVRCLKPEEIPYDRQPSKTYMKTIVKGALETCLPAEYVQWLRTIKHNGKMVDALEKKLELQDVNL; from the exons ATGTCTTCCAAGTTTTACTACTTTGGTTTTGGGAGTAATCTTCTAGCCAAGAGAATACACATACAAAATCCTACGGCGGTGCGCATAGGACCTGGGAAGCTGGaa AATTACCAACTTGATTTCTTTACGAGTTCCCGCACTTGGTATGGCGCGCCCGCGACCATAGTACCCAAACAGAGCGCCTGTGTTTTTGGCGCTATTTGGGAGATTGATAACAGCAATTTAAAGGATTTAGATGA TCAAGAGGGTGTCTCCTATGGCATTTATGTGCCGATCACAGTGCCGGTACTGGAGCTTAACAGCGACAAGGTGATGGAGTGCCGCGCCTATCATTTAACAAATCAACCAACGGGTGACGTGCGATGCCTGAAACCCGAAGAGATACCCTACGATCGTCAGCCATCGAAAACATATATGAAAACTATTGTGAAAGGTGCTTTGGAGACATGTCTGCCCGCGGAGTACGTGCAGTGGCTGCGTACCATTAAACACAACGGCAAGATGGTCGATGCGTTGGAAAAGAAATTGGAATTGCAAGATGTGAACTTGTAA